A window of the Oscillospiraceae bacterium NTUH-002-81 genome harbors these coding sequences:
- the polA gene encoding DNA polymerase I encodes MDGKIVLIDGHSILNRAFYGLPDLTNAEGLHTNAVYGFLNILFKILEEEQADYLTVAFDRKEPTFRHEMYEAYKGTRKPMPEELRQQVPLMKEVLTAMGVPIVERAGYEADDIIGTLARRSEEQGLSVTVLSGDRDLLQLATDKVLIRIPKTKRNGTEIEDYYAKDVLAQYQVTPKQFIELKALMGDTADNIPGLPGVGEKTATKIIVEYGSVENAKAHESEIKPNKARLAFEEHYDLAELSLKLATIKTDCELDYDYEKARLHNLYTKEAYELFKRLGFRNLISRFSEEEKEETARREIERITDLAEAQEIFDRAKKAERVGFAILTEDHTFVGVALCEEETKVSVFLPEGFLTESYLQDQMSQVCQQAALCAAVDVKPMLDFLEPVCQGRLYDCAVAAYLLNPLKSAYPCDELVREYTGELMPAREELLGKHTFAKAREEEEEKLVVYAGNLAAGAWKLQPILEAQLKETGMEQLFRQIEMPLVFTLHDMERAGMRVQAEELKTYGEQLQVRIEVLEKQIYEEAGEKFNINSPKQLSVILFEKLGLPGGKKTKTGYSTSADILDKLAPDYPLVADILEYRQLTKLKSTYADGLSAYIGPDQRIHSTFNQTITATGRISSTEPNLQNIPVRMELGRMIRKVFVPEDGYVFIDADYSQIELRVLAHMSGDEMLIQAYKEAQDIHRMTASQVFHTPFDQVTDLQRRNAKAVNFGIVYGISSFGLSQDLSITRKEAAEYIEKYFETYPGVKAFLDHLVEEAKEKGYVTTMFGRRRPVPELKSSNFMQRSFGERVAMNSPIQGTAADIIKIAMIRVNERLKRQQMKSRLVLQVHDELLIEAWKEEAEQVRQILTEEMHRAADLRVSLEIDMHEGNSWYEAK; translated from the coding sequence ATGGACGGAAAAATCGTTTTGATTGATGGACACAGTATTTTGAACCGGGCCTTTTACGGGCTGCCGGATCTGACCAATGCGGAAGGATTGCACACCAACGCGGTGTACGGTTTTTTAAATATCCTGTTCAAGATCCTGGAGGAGGAACAGGCGGATTACCTGACGGTAGCCTTTGACCGGAAGGAGCCCACCTTCCGTCATGAGATGTATGAGGCGTACAAGGGGACGAGAAAACCCATGCCGGAGGAGCTGCGCCAGCAGGTGCCGCTGATGAAGGAAGTGCTGACAGCCATGGGCGTGCCCATCGTGGAGCGGGCCGGGTACGAGGCGGACGACATCATCGGGACGCTGGCGAGACGAAGCGAGGAGCAGGGGCTCTCGGTAACGGTGCTGTCCGGCGACCGGGATCTGCTGCAGCTGGCCACGGACAAGGTACTGATCCGTATCCCCAAGACGAAACGGAACGGCACGGAGATCGAGGACTATTACGCCAAAGATGTGCTGGCCCAGTATCAGGTGACGCCGAAGCAGTTCATTGAGCTGAAAGCGCTCATGGGCGATACGGCAGACAACATTCCGGGACTGCCGGGAGTGGGGGAGAAGACGGCCACCAAGATCATCGTGGAGTACGGTTCGGTGGAAAATGCCAAGGCCCATGAAAGTGAGATCAAGCCCAACAAGGCAAGGCTGGCTTTTGAAGAGCATTATGATCTGGCAGAACTCAGCCTGAAGCTGGCCACCATCAAGACGGACTGCGAACTGGATTACGATTATGAGAAAGCAAGGCTTCATAATCTCTATACAAAGGAAGCCTATGAGCTGTTCAAACGTCTGGGCTTCCGCAATCTGATCAGCCGTTTTTCCGAGGAGGAGAAGGAAGAGACGGCCAGACGGGAGATTGAAAGGATCACGGATCTGGCGGAGGCGCAGGAGATTTTTGACCGTGCCAAGAAAGCAGAGCGGGTGGGATTTGCCATTCTCACGGAAGACCATACTTTTGTGGGCGTGGCACTCTGTGAAGAAGAGACAAAGGTTTCCGTATTTTTGCCGGAGGGATTTCTGACGGAAAGCTATTTGCAGGATCAGATGAGTCAGGTGTGCCAACAGGCGGCCCTTTGTGCAGCTGTGGATGTGAAGCCCATGCTGGATTTCCTGGAGCCGGTCTGTCAGGGACGGCTGTATGACTGTGCGGTGGCGGCGTATCTTTTGAATCCGCTGAAAAGCGCATACCCCTGTGACGAACTGGTGAGGGAGTACACCGGGGAGCTGATGCCTGCCAGAGAGGAGCTGCTTGGCAAGCACACTTTTGCCAAAGCCCGGGAAGAGGAAGAAGAGAAGCTGGTGGTTTATGCCGGCAATCTGGCGGCAGGGGCCTGGAAGCTGCAGCCTATTCTGGAGGCGCAGTTAAAAGAGACCGGCATGGAGCAGCTGTTCCGACAGATCGAGATGCCCCTGGTCTTTACCCTGCATGACATGGAGCGGGCAGGCATGCGGGTGCAGGCGGAGGAGCTGAAAACCTACGGGGAGCAGCTGCAGGTGCGCATTGAGGTATTGGAAAAGCAGATCTATGAGGAGGCCGGAGAGAAATTCAACATCAATTCTCCCAAGCAGCTGAGTGTGATCTTATTTGAAAAGCTGGGGCTGCCCGGCGGCAAGAAGACGAAGACAGGATATTCCACATCCGCGGACATTCTAGACAAGCTGGCCCCGGACTATCCGCTGGTGGCGGACATTCTGGAATACCGGCAGCTGACGAAATTAAAATCCACCTATGCGGATGGCCTGTCGGCTTACATCGGGCCGGATCAGCGTATTCACAGTACGTTCAACCAGACCATCACGGCCACCGGCCGCATCAGCAGCACGGAGCCGAACCTGCAGAACATCCCGGTGCGGATGGAGCTGGGCCGCATGATCCGCAAGGTGTTTGTGCCGGAGGACGGATACGTGTTCATTGACGCGGACTATTCCCAGATCGAGCTGCGGGTGCTGGCCCATATGTCCGGGGATGAGATGCTCATTCAGGCGTACAAAGAAGCCCAGGACATCCACCGGATGACGGCGTCCCAGGTGTTCCACACGCCCTTTGACCAGGTGACGGATCTGCAGCGGCGCAACGCCAAGGCCGTGAACTTCGGCATCGTGTACGGCATCAGTTCCTTTGGCCTGAGCCAGGACCTGAGCATTACGAGAAAAGAAGCAGCAGAATATATCGAAAAATATTTTGAAACCTATCCGGGGGTCAAGGCATTTCTGGATCATCTGGTGGAGGAAGCGAAAGAAAAGGGCTATGTGACCACCATGTTTGGCCGCAGGCGGCCGGTGCCGGAACTGAAATCCAGCAATTTTATGCAGCGCTCCTTCGGGGAACGGGTGGCCATGAACTCCCCCATTC
- a CDS encoding zf-HC2 domain-containing protein has protein sequence MNCRETQQMIDRYLKNNLEESELQAFLDHVRECPSCYEELEIYYTIEYALGYLDNGKKGATNPTERLKEELKDKERVLHRHHLFGMFRTTVIGAALAALVICAGIQIGLVGSAEAMQTTTEGAEQTKGPAEAGTIPATAADRNELLPDAKERE, from the coding sequence ATGAATTGTCGTGAAACACAGCAGATGATCGATCGCTATTTAAAAAATAATCTGGAAGAAAGTGAATTGCAGGCATTCCTTGACCATGTCAGGGAATGCCCTTCCTGTTATGAGGAGCTGGAGATTTATTATACGATAGAGTACGCCCTGGGATATCTGGACAATGGAAAAAAAGGAGCCACCAACCCCACCGAGCGGTTGAAGGAAGAGTTAAAAGACAAGGAGCGGGTGCTGCACCGGCACCACCTCTTCGGGATGTTCCGCACGACGGTCATCGGCGCGGCGCTGGCAGCGCTGGTGATCTGCGCCGGGATTCAGATCGGCCTGGTGGGAAGCGCCGAGGCAATGCAGACGACAACCGAAGGGGCAGAGCAGACGAAAGGCCCGGCGGAGGCGGGGACGATACCGGCGACAGCGGCGGACAGGAATGAGTTGCTGCCTGACGCGAAGGAACGTGAGTAA